Proteins encoded by one window of Candidatus Sumerlaea chitinivorans:
- a CDS encoding serine/threonine protein kinase: MSGGPRTAARQGFARARAAEARRGKRRPPTPYERVERERRLRPRSEGGFFSFVFGLIGLIIRMTIVTVLVGALGAFVGYEVVRAYVRTPEVVVPNVKGMKVQDAFDALAQKKLGLLKERAEPNAIVAPGEIIEQKPPAGSKAKEGTVVRVVVSSGRANYIVPDVVGETRENAINKIRGAGLEVGNITYMESDTAPRDSVISQNPEANKGLEQPMPVHLLVSAGPPGTAFPMPDVTGKLVSEARQILQNSGLTNIQVEPAGAEGTIVSQDPPVGKSVLPSQTVVLRVK; encoded by the coding sequence GTGAGTGGTGGACCTCGCACTGCAGCCCGCCAAGGCTTTGCTCGCGCGCGAGCTGCTGAGGCGCGGCGCGGAAAACGCCGTCCTCCGACACCTTACGAACGCGTAGAGCGTGAGCGCCGCCTGCGCCCGCGCAGCGAAGGAGGGTTCTTCAGTTTCGTCTTTGGTCTCATTGGCCTGATCATTCGCATGACCATTGTCACGGTGCTTGTGGGTGCTCTTGGGGCCTTTGTCGGGTATGAAGTGGTTCGAGCGTATGTGCGAACGCCAGAAGTCGTTGTGCCGAATGTGAAAGGGATGAAGGTTCAGGATGCATTCGATGCTTTGGCTCAAAAGAAGCTTGGGCTTTTAAAAGAGCGTGCCGAACCCAACGCCATTGTGGCCCCGGGTGAAATCATCGAACAGAAACCCCCCGCGGGAAGCAAAGCGAAAGAAGGCACGGTAGTGCGGGTGGTCGTGAGCAGCGGCCGGGCAAACTACATTGTGCCCGATGTGGTGGGTGAGACCCGTGAAAATGCAATCAACAAAATTCGCGGGGCTGGCTTGGAAGTGGGCAATATCACCTACATGGAAAGTGACACCGCGCCGCGCGATAGCGTGATTAGTCAAAATCCCGAGGCCAACAAGGGATTAGAACAGCCCATGCCCGTTCACCTGCTTGTGAGTGCGGGTCCTCCCGGCACGGCATTTCCTATGCCGGACGTGACGGGCAAATTGGTCAGCGAGGCGCGCCAGATTCTCCAGAACTCCGGCCTAACCAACATTCAAGTGGAGCCCGCAGGGGCTGAAGGAACGATTGTTTCGCAGGATCCTCCTGTGGGCAAAAGTGTTCTCCCCTCCCAGACCGTTGTTTTGCGCGTCAAATAG
- a CDS encoding Porphobilinogen synthase codes for MTITSRDNFAHMRKRFRRLRMTAPLRRLVRETHLHASQLVQPLFVAEDLEQPRPVASMPGIAQLPLEHAVREARELEQLGVGGIILFGIPHAKDERATSAWDENGIVQRAVRAIRETTSQLVILTDVCLCEYTSHGHCGILQGERILNDATVEVLARVAVSHARAGADIVAPSDMMDGRVAAIREALDSEGFAEVPILAYSAKFASAFYGPFRDAAQSTPAFGDRKSHQLPPTNFREAIRDALTDIEEGADMLMVKPALPYLDVLRELRIRTEMPLAAFQVSGEYAMLKAAALEGWLEESRAVWESLIAIRRAGADVILTYYAKEIASGKLHYEF; via the coding sequence ATGACCATCACCTCACGTGACAACTTTGCCCACATGAGAAAGCGATTTCGGCGACTTCGCATGACAGCGCCATTGCGGCGCTTAGTCCGCGAAACTCACCTGCACGCGTCCCAACTTGTCCAGCCTCTGTTTGTGGCTGAGGACCTCGAGCAGCCACGGCCAGTGGCTTCGATGCCCGGCATTGCCCAACTCCCATTGGAACATGCTGTCCGAGAGGCTCGGGAACTTGAGCAGCTTGGAGTCGGGGGAATTATCCTCTTTGGCATTCCACACGCAAAGGACGAACGCGCAACGTCGGCGTGGGACGAGAATGGAATTGTTCAGCGGGCTGTTCGGGCAATTCGTGAGACGACGTCGCAATTAGTGATCTTAACGGACGTGTGTCTCTGTGAGTACACCTCCCACGGCCACTGTGGGATCCTGCAGGGGGAGCGCATTCTCAATGATGCGACGGTGGAAGTATTGGCGCGTGTCGCTGTGTCCCACGCACGAGCCGGCGCCGATATCGTGGCCCCCTCGGATATGATGGACGGACGCGTGGCCGCGATTCGCGAAGCGCTCGACTCAGAAGGGTTCGCTGAGGTCCCCATTCTGGCGTATAGTGCGAAGTTTGCCTCTGCGTTTTACGGGCCATTTCGCGATGCAGCACAAAGCACACCTGCGTTTGGCGATCGTAAAAGTCATCAACTCCCACCGACAAACTTTCGCGAGGCGATCCGCGATGCCCTCACGGACATTGAGGAAGGGGCGGACATGCTCATGGTCAAACCTGCGCTTCCCTACCTCGACGTGCTCCGCGAACTACGCATCCGCACGGAGATGCCGTTGGCGGCGTTTCAGGTGAGCGGCGAGTACGCTATGCTCAAAGCAGCTGCGCTGGAGGGCTGGCTGGAGGAGTCCCGCGCGGTGTGGGAGTCTCTCATTGCAATTCGCCGAGCAGGGGCGGATGTCATCCTCACGTACTATGCAAAAGAGATCGCATCCGGAAAACTTCATTACGAGTTCTGA
- a CDS encoding AsmA protein yields the protein MFLAFLMIWMSGGAQRLVCAAPADSVSRSSRSKGERIPLVATPNPNAFPNAKAEKAGVATPEPSDETLSRLMRMRSRLQNLRVDTRWIGGEEVTQNFTATVGQGTLRGKGEINWSRPERVHWARVEVSEVDVPAFLHVCDIRFDGKVQARVSGTLDLRWRGMRFRDMRATMEGGGKLHVSSGTVTSTRLLDQVAAFSGLPELRRFEFREGLVIGRIRDGRVDIESIEFRNPDYILRAKGSVRLEDGALDARVELRVRPSLAMRSQLSEVRLLGVALAAVSQDSPDGMVAIPLPLSFGGTLERPIPYLELGATPPPNIPPGLSSGMKSAPKK from the coding sequence GTGTTTCTCGCGTTCCTGATGATTTGGATGAGTGGCGGTGCGCAGCGCCTTGTGTGTGCTGCACCCGCGGATAGCGTTTCGCGTTCGTCTCGGTCCAAGGGCGAGCGGATTCCGTTGGTTGCGACTCCCAACCCGAATGCTTTCCCCAACGCGAAAGCAGAGAAGGCAGGGGTGGCCACTCCCGAACCGAGCGATGAGACGCTCAGCCGCCTGATGCGCATGCGAAGCCGGCTGCAGAATTTACGAGTGGATACACGCTGGATTGGGGGGGAAGAAGTTACCCAAAATTTCACCGCAACCGTTGGGCAAGGCACGCTGCGCGGCAAAGGCGAAATCAATTGGTCTCGGCCAGAGCGCGTACACTGGGCCCGCGTGGAAGTCTCTGAGGTCGATGTCCCTGCCTTTCTTCACGTATGCGACATTCGCTTTGATGGCAAAGTGCAGGCGCGAGTCAGTGGCACGCTCGACCTGCGTTGGCGCGGCATGCGATTTCGCGACATGCGGGCGACGATGGAAGGTGGGGGCAAATTACACGTCTCTTCTGGAACCGTAACCTCCACGCGGTTGCTCGATCAAGTTGCGGCGTTTTCGGGGCTACCTGAGCTTCGGCGCTTCGAGTTCCGCGAAGGGCTAGTGATCGGCCGCATTCGCGATGGCCGTGTTGACATCGAAAGCATTGAATTCCGCAATCCGGATTACATTCTGCGAGCCAAAGGCAGTGTTCGTTTGGAGGATGGCGCCTTGGACGCGCGCGTAGAACTCCGGGTGCGACCATCCTTGGCTATGCGTTCCCAACTTAGCGAAGTGCGCTTGTTAGGTGTTGCGCTTGCTGCCGTCAGCCAAGACTCCCCGGACGGCATGGTCGCCATTCCCCTTCCTTTGTCGTTTGGTGGTACGCTTGAACGCCCAATTCCCTACTTGGAGTTGGGAGCGACTCCGCCTCCCAACATCCCGCCAGGCCTCTCTTCTGGCATGAAATCCGCTCCGAAAAAGTGA
- a CDS encoding Ribosomal subunit interface protein: MSIRITGRHLDITDEIRQYVEKKLQRIAKYTARVKSVDLIIEKDHRYQYSVELLIKDGPVSVAAKTQDSDLLRAIDTLIDKAERQLKRKWEKMKGTKKQKAQDAAKKNTSKGAAEVEEEEEAGGVAVATRRRTRTTKKQARTYPVTIEKFDLQVFPAEELELPKLPLEDAAEELFYRDENFMAFLNSDNGGKLSILYRRKDGNFGLVEPKIE; this comes from the coding sequence ATGTCTATTCGTATCACTGGCCGTCACCTCGACATTACCGACGAAATTCGTCAGTACGTGGAAAAAAAGCTTCAGCGAATTGCCAAATACACGGCACGCGTCAAATCAGTAGACCTCATCATAGAAAAGGATCACCGCTATCAGTACTCAGTGGAGCTTCTCATCAAGGATGGCCCAGTGAGCGTGGCAGCCAAAACGCAAGATTCCGATCTCCTGCGCGCCATCGACACGCTCATTGATAAAGCCGAGCGTCAGCTCAAACGCAAATGGGAGAAAATGAAAGGAACGAAGAAACAGAAAGCCCAAGACGCCGCCAAAAAGAACACAAGTAAAGGGGCCGCTGAAGTCGAAGAGGAAGAAGAGGCCGGCGGAGTTGCTGTGGCAACGCGCCGTCGGACTCGCACCACTAAAAAGCAAGCGCGCACCTATCCGGTAACGATCGAGAAATTCGACCTGCAGGTTTTTCCTGCTGAGGAACTCGAACTCCCAAAACTCCCGCTTGAAGACGCTGCGGAAGAGCTCTTTTACCGCGACGAAAACTTCATGGCGTTTCTTAACTCGGATAACGGTGGAAAGCTGAGTATCCTCTATCGGCGTAAAGACGGCAATTTCGGCCTCGTGGAACCCAAGATCGAATAG
- a CDS encoding DUF819 domain-containing protein — protein METVTSGSLIQDPLAIFVFLLALVALIFGISEWKPLKRFFHFFPPLIFCYFLPMAATTFGVIPQASPLYSWFNKVFLCPILVLLLLSADLRTILRLGPVALGIMVAGSLGIVGGAVLGYAIFGSSVDPQGWKNIGALAASWTGGSANMFAVKAALSIPDEVFSPMIIVDSVMAYTWLGLLISLSGFQSAYARRFRVNKAIEDDIEARVAQWAESSQRPATTRDLLLILGVGMVGGYLCTWGGAQLYEKWKAAAPDSRLLAGVSASTLGVVLATTLGVVAAFTPLRRLEQVGASRVGYAMLYLLLPTFGAQANLREFGQIPYYAAIGAIMLALHGIFVVGVMMLCRAPLVFGAVASQANVGGPASASIVASSFRRELAPLGVLLGILGGIVGTYAGLLTAQICSLFAPR, from the coding sequence ATGGAAACCGTAACTTCTGGTTCGCTGATCCAAGATCCACTCGCGATATTCGTTTTTCTTCTGGCTCTGGTGGCACTGATATTCGGAATAAGCGAGTGGAAGCCACTCAAGAGGTTCTTCCACTTCTTCCCGCCTCTCATCTTTTGTTATTTTTTGCCGATGGCGGCTACCACGTTCGGCGTTATCCCTCAAGCCAGCCCTCTCTATTCGTGGTTCAACAAGGTCTTTCTGTGTCCGATCCTCGTGCTTCTGCTTCTCAGTGCCGATTTGCGCACGATTCTACGGTTAGGCCCAGTGGCCCTTGGAATTATGGTTGCAGGGTCCTTAGGAATTGTGGGGGGAGCCGTTCTGGGATATGCGATCTTTGGGAGTTCTGTTGACCCTCAAGGATGGAAGAACATCGGGGCACTTGCCGCAAGCTGGACGGGTGGAAGCGCGAACATGTTTGCGGTGAAAGCCGCTCTTTCGATTCCCGACGAGGTATTTTCGCCGATGATCATTGTGGACTCGGTGATGGCCTACACGTGGCTGGGCCTCTTGATCTCGTTGAGCGGGTTTCAAAGCGCCTACGCACGCCGTTTTCGGGTGAACAAAGCCATCGAAGACGATATCGAGGCGCGCGTCGCACAATGGGCGGAATCGTCCCAAAGGCCAGCAACCACACGTGACCTCCTGCTCATCCTTGGGGTTGGGATGGTCGGCGGTTATTTGTGCACGTGGGGCGGAGCTCAACTTTACGAGAAATGGAAGGCAGCCGCGCCCGATAGCCGCCTTCTGGCTGGAGTTTCCGCTTCGACGTTAGGGGTGGTCCTCGCAACCACCTTGGGAGTTGTCGCCGCATTTACGCCCCTGCGGAGGCTGGAGCAAGTTGGGGCTTCGCGTGTCGGCTACGCGATGCTCTACCTGTTGCTGCCGACCTTTGGGGCACAGGCGAATTTGCGGGAATTTGGCCAAATCCCCTACTACGCGGCGATTGGGGCCATCATGCTGGCGCTCCATGGGATTTTCGTGGTGGGCGTGATGATGCTATGTCGGGCGCCACTCGTGTTTGGAGCGGTCGCAAGTCAGGCCAACGTGGGAGGGCCGGCTTCGGCTTCCATTGTGGCGAGCTCGTTTCGGCGTGAGCTCGCTCCGCTGGGTGTGCTCTTAGGCATTCTTGGCGGGATCGTTGGAACATACGCGGGGCTGCTCACTGCACAGATCTGCAGTCTGTTTGCTCCTCGTTGA
- a CDS encoding D-alanine aminotransferase: MEQWVYLNGRYLPMAEAMVPVEDRGYQFADGIYDVLKLAGWRPVRFRDHMKRLRESCEGILISDIPSMAEWESILAELAERSGLSRSLESQCILYIQVTRGVAPRNHLIPEPQPQPTICAYFKAAPHYTPEQRAYGVAVSAQPDERWLRCHIKAIGLLPVVLAKHAARKAGAFEALLVRDGIVTEAASCNVFCVKDGAVFTHPEGPLILSGITRGIVLDAARRLGIPVHEQPVPLSEFRKADEAFLSSTTMNVMPVTVLDGVPIGTGNVGPITRAVAAEVEAIIREELEAGVDLGAGLVASSQVGK; the protein is encoded by the coding sequence TTGGAGCAGTGGGTATATCTCAATGGCCGGTATCTCCCCATGGCTGAGGCCATGGTCCCAGTCGAAGATCGAGGCTACCAGTTTGCGGATGGGATTTACGACGTCCTGAAGCTTGCGGGGTGGCGCCCCGTTCGGTTCCGCGATCATATGAAGCGGCTCCGGGAAAGCTGCGAGGGCATTCTGATTTCTGATATTCCCTCCATGGCCGAGTGGGAAAGTATTCTGGCGGAACTTGCCGAGCGAAGCGGCCTTTCGCGGTCGCTGGAAAGCCAGTGCATTCTTTACATTCAAGTGACACGGGGTGTGGCGCCACGTAATCACCTGATCCCCGAGCCCCAACCTCAACCGACGATTTGTGCCTATTTTAAGGCGGCGCCGCACTATACGCCGGAACAGCGCGCATATGGCGTCGCCGTAAGTGCCCAACCCGATGAGCGATGGCTACGCTGCCACATTAAAGCAATCGGCCTACTCCCAGTGGTGTTGGCAAAGCATGCGGCTCGAAAAGCGGGGGCCTTCGAAGCGCTTTTGGTGAGAGATGGCATCGTTACCGAAGCAGCTTCCTGCAATGTCTTTTGTGTAAAGGATGGAGCTGTTTTCACACATCCCGAGGGGCCACTCATTCTCTCCGGCATCACGCGGGGAATCGTGTTGGATGCTGCGCGCCGGCTCGGCATCCCCGTGCACGAGCAGCCGGTCCCTCTTTCGGAGTTTAGAAAAGCCGACGAAGCTTTTCTTTCCAGTACGACGATGAACGTCATGCCTGTAACCGTACTCGATGGCGTCCCCATCGGCACTGGAAACGTCGGACCAATCACTCGAGCCGTCGCGGCTGAAGTCGAGGCGATCATTCGCGAGGAGCTCGAAGCGGGAGTCGATCTGGGAGCTGGCCTCGTGGCTTCATCGCAGGTCGGTAAGTAG
- a CDS encoding Ferredoxin: MTTVSAKHSQKTQKWFRVPSLIQFRRLSQLTFFIIFLYLIVRGRGEPALPEGWRISGAVNPEVLFLANPLTWLLTVIASRTLILKPIWLMVGFVAVTLVFGRVFCGWVCPLGTCLDAAGAVLRPRRLELAAARRQASGAKESLAGSLFSHRTKYYLLLFLALLAVVGVNLVGWMDPLAILMRATTYAFAPAAQFGAASVVSAAEAFPGVHSVAAGARAWLQANIFVTTQPNFAQAWLHLGIFVGILALARWRRRWWCQYICPLGAFYGLLGRLAPWRRYLATSACSECGVCGNLCRMDAVEAKSPQDVDPSECIRCMECTDVCPREGITFGWRAPELAPQPAPRPLDLTRRGILVSLGSAAFLAPLVRLSSSIPTTGGAPIADRTDTYLLRPPGARPEADFLRMCIRCGECLRICPRNALHPTLAETGLEGLWTPRLVPRFGYCELSCTLCTRVCPTTALTPLTPKRKRREVKIGTALVDRTRCIAWAENLDCGVCEEVCPVAPKAIVLRGGGRGRGAGERVAAPEVIADRCVGCGLCENKCPTEGAAAIRVTRRGESRHQLA; the protein is encoded by the coding sequence ATGACGACCGTGAGCGCGAAGCACTCGCAAAAGACACAGAAGTGGTTTAGGGTTCCGTCCCTCATTCAGTTCCGCCGCCTGAGCCAACTCACATTCTTCATCATTTTTCTTTACTTGATCGTACGTGGAAGAGGGGAACCTGCGTTGCCTGAGGGATGGCGGATCAGTGGGGCGGTCAATCCTGAGGTACTCTTTCTGGCGAATCCCCTGACGTGGCTTTTGACGGTTATCGCCTCGCGGACGCTGATTCTCAAGCCCATCTGGCTTATGGTGGGCTTTGTGGCCGTGACCTTAGTTTTCGGCCGCGTGTTTTGCGGGTGGGTCTGCCCCTTAGGCACGTGTCTGGACGCAGCCGGCGCAGTTCTTCGTCCTCGGCGTCTTGAGCTCGCCGCCGCTCGGCGTCAGGCAAGTGGCGCCAAAGAATCACTTGCGGGGTCGCTTTTTTCCCACCGCACGAAGTACTATCTTTTGCTATTTCTGGCCCTTCTTGCGGTTGTGGGTGTCAATCTGGTGGGTTGGATGGATCCCCTCGCCATCCTGATGCGCGCCACGACTTATGCGTTTGCACCAGCTGCGCAGTTCGGCGCGGCAAGCGTTGTTAGTGCAGCGGAAGCGTTCCCCGGCGTCCATTCTGTCGCCGCCGGAGCCCGCGCGTGGTTGCAAGCGAACATTTTTGTCACCACCCAGCCCAACTTCGCCCAAGCATGGCTTCATCTCGGTATTTTTGTCGGAATTTTGGCCCTAGCTCGGTGGCGGCGCCGTTGGTGGTGCCAATACATCTGTCCTCTTGGTGCGTTCTATGGCTTGCTGGGTCGTCTTGCCCCGTGGCGCCGCTACCTGGCAACAAGCGCATGTAGTGAGTGCGGCGTCTGCGGAAACCTCTGCCGAATGGATGCCGTGGAGGCTAAGTCTCCGCAGGACGTGGACCCCTCCGAGTGCATCCGGTGTATGGAGTGCACGGACGTCTGCCCGCGCGAAGGCATTACCTTTGGTTGGCGCGCCCCCGAGCTGGCGCCTCAGCCGGCGCCTCGCCCCCTTGACTTAACGCGGCGGGGGATTCTTGTGTCGCTCGGAAGCGCTGCCTTCCTCGCGCCGCTAGTGCGTCTTTCTTCTTCGATTCCTACCACTGGTGGCGCACCGATCGCGGATCGCACGGACACCTATCTTTTGCGTCCCCCCGGTGCGCGCCCGGAAGCGGATTTCCTCCGGATGTGCATTCGGTGCGGTGAGTGCTTGCGCATTTGCCCGCGCAACGCACTCCACCCGACACTTGCCGAAACTGGTCTGGAGGGCCTATGGACTCCCCGCTTGGTTCCTCGCTTTGGCTACTGCGAGCTCTCCTGCACGTTGTGCACCCGAGTCTGCCCCACAACGGCTCTTACCCCACTGACGCCAAAACGCAAGCGCCGGGAGGTGAAGATCGGGACCGCGCTCGTGGACCGCACACGCTGCATCGCGTGGGCCGAGAATCTCGACTGTGGCGTGTGTGAGGAGGTGTGTCCTGTCGCGCCGAAAGCGATTGTGTTGCGCGGTGGCGGACGAGGACGTGGCGCTGGCGAGCGTGTTGCCGCGCCCGAGGTGATTGCCGACCGCTGTGTGGGCTGCGGCCTCTGCGAGAATAAGTGTCCGACCGAGGGTGCCGCTGCTATCCGTGTGACCCGCCGTGGCGAGAGCCGGCATCAGCTCGCGTAA
- a CDS encoding D-alanine--D-alanine ligase, whose amino-acid sequence MKNIWVLCGGPSTEFEVSLSSGRVVCERIRLDEYVVRPVVITRSRRWILAERVLEKDSDRAWLATFFKMAADPSSTKVGLDVAEAAARMIGEGVHCAFLALHGQFGEDGAVQGFLETLGIPYTGSGVLASAIAFHKILSLDIFRGAGLTTPRGMRVHRETAISEILEQLQLPVFVKPVRGGSSVGMSYVEKEEDLAPAIALALATDTEALVEEKVDGVEVSCGVLDLVRDGNIVSTPLPPTEIRPLESAYFDYEAKYRPGKSKEITPANLQPTIIRKIQLCALRAHQALGCEGMSRTDMIVREDGEPVVLETNTIPGMTPTSLLPQQAEAIGMSFADFLDTLITHASQREQLRCKQTGGH is encoded by the coding sequence TTGAAGAACATCTGGGTCCTTTGCGGTGGACCATCCACGGAGTTTGAAGTTTCGCTGAGTAGCGGGCGGGTTGTGTGCGAACGCATCCGGCTTGACGAATATGTAGTCCGCCCCGTAGTGATCACACGCTCGCGCCGCTGGATTCTTGCCGAGCGCGTTCTGGAAAAAGATTCGGATCGGGCGTGGTTGGCGACGTTCTTTAAGATGGCCGCTGATCCCTCAAGTACAAAAGTCGGACTTGATGTTGCCGAAGCTGCTGCGCGCATGATTGGCGAGGGTGTTCACTGCGCATTTCTCGCACTGCACGGACAGTTCGGCGAGGACGGTGCGGTGCAGGGCTTTTTGGAAACACTGGGAATTCCTTACACGGGCTCGGGTGTGCTGGCGTCCGCTATTGCTTTCCACAAGATTTTGTCGCTGGATATTTTCCGCGGGGCGGGGCTCACCACGCCACGAGGTATGCGTGTGCACCGCGAAACAGCTATCAGCGAAATCCTCGAGCAACTTCAATTGCCGGTGTTCGTGAAACCTGTGCGCGGCGGTTCAAGCGTGGGAATGAGTTACGTGGAAAAAGAAGAGGACTTGGCCCCTGCCATCGCACTTGCTTTGGCGACGGATACGGAAGCTCTGGTGGAAGAAAAGGTGGACGGCGTGGAGGTCTCGTGCGGAGTGCTGGATCTCGTTCGCGACGGTAACATTGTAAGTACGCCTCTGCCGCCAACTGAGATTCGCCCACTTGAGTCGGCATACTTTGACTACGAAGCGAAATACCGGCCCGGAAAGAGCAAAGAGATCACACCGGCAAATCTTCAGCCGACTATCATTCGCAAAATTCAGTTGTGCGCACTTCGAGCACATCAGGCTCTCGGTTGCGAAGGCATGTCGCGTACGGATATGATCGTGCGCGAAGACGGCGAGCCTGTCGTGCTCGAAACGAATACGATCCCCGGAATGACTCCAACCAGTTTGCTACCCCAGCAGGCGGAAGCTATCGGAATGAGCTTTGCCGACTTTCTGGACACCTTGATCACGCATGCATCGCAACGGGAGCAGCTACGATGCAAGCAAACGGGGGGCCACTGA
- a CDS encoding Menaquinone via futalosine step 1 has protein sequence MSSISEHPPASWRVGNVPYLNVQPLIWAFQRGLVTPRDGDGTPLIFEDVHPRKLARRLHAGEFDVAIVPVFEYFQHPIYAILRAGAIATPRHVGSVQVFANDPIETLEGIYLDTASLTSINLLRILAAEHRWRVRFEERRDGAGPTATAKWTDGETLQNSASSVGSLPPRWGCLLIGDPALQAVGRFRFAYDLGALWYELTGLPFVFAAWLVHPSAKNAKLLDPFTKARTVGCAHLEAIAEEWAPRLGITADFALRYLRENLSYELHEAEIAGMREFARLSERHGLCAAVPEFRYHER, from the coding sequence ATGAGTTCGATTTCGGAGCACCCCCCAGCGAGCTGGCGGGTTGGCAATGTGCCCTATCTCAATGTTCAACCGCTCATCTGGGCCTTTCAACGCGGCCTCGTTACGCCTCGGGATGGGGATGGCACCCCCTTAATCTTCGAGGATGTGCATCCACGGAAGCTGGCGCGGCGCCTCCATGCGGGAGAGTTTGATGTCGCGATTGTGCCGGTCTTCGAGTATTTCCAACACCCAATCTACGCGATCCTCCGCGCAGGCGCGATTGCCACGCCGCGCCACGTGGGGAGCGTGCAGGTGTTCGCGAATGACCCCATCGAAACGCTCGAAGGAATTTACTTGGATACAGCCAGTCTGACCTCCATCAACCTACTGCGAATTTTGGCCGCGGAGCATCGTTGGCGAGTGCGATTCGAAGAGCGTCGCGACGGCGCTGGTCCAACCGCCACTGCAAAATGGACTGACGGAGAGACCCTGCAGAACTCCGCAAGCTCCGTTGGTTCCCTTCCACCCCGCTGGGGGTGTTTGCTCATCGGAGATCCGGCCTTGCAAGCGGTTGGTCGGTTCCGCTTTGCGTACGATTTGGGAGCTCTGTGGTATGAGCTCACGGGTTTACCCTTTGTTTTCGCGGCGTGGCTGGTCCATCCCTCAGCAAAAAACGCGAAGCTGCTCGATCCGTTCACAAAGGCGCGCACGGTGGGGTGTGCCCACTTGGAAGCCATCGCAGAGGAATGGGCCCCGCGACTTGGGATCACGGCCGATTTCGCTCTCCGCTATTTAAGGGAGAATCTGTCCTACGAGCTTCACGAAGCCGAGATTGCCGGCATGAGAGAATTTGCGCGGCTGAGTGAACGTCATGGGCTGTGTGCGGCCGTCCCCGAATTTCGGTATCACGAACGCTGA
- a CDS encoding Malonyl CoA-acyl carrier protein transacylase, which yields MLFATFDSPLGKEWKKSMRAFVFPGQGSQFVGMGKDLYDMSPEARQRFDEANAACGGELLSVMFEGPEEKLRQTSFTQPALLVCSAVLSDALRQRGIEPAVVAGHSLGEYSALYAAGVLEFSEVLQLVLLRAKLMQRAGDERPGAMAAILGLEDDLVRKLCSESSHVVVVANYNSPGQLVISGDKEGVAEVSEKCKAAGARRVLPLPVSGAFHSPLLQEAGQKLAEAIAGMNFRDPQVPIVTNVSAAVRRTKEEIRQDLSQQMTSSVRWTESVQTMVAQGVTEFVEVGPGNVLAGLIKRIHKDAVVHNVGTREQLEKFCG from the coding sequence ATGTTGTTTGCGACGTTTGATTCACCGCTGGGAAAGGAATGGAAAAAGAGCATGCGAGCTTTCGTATTCCCGGGCCAAGGATCGCAGTTTGTGGGGATGGGCAAGGACCTTTACGATATGTCCCCGGAGGCGCGTCAGCGTTTCGATGAGGCCAACGCTGCATGTGGAGGCGAGCTTCTTTCGGTGATGTTTGAAGGGCCGGAGGAAAAACTCCGCCAAACAAGCTTCACCCAGCCAGCGCTTTTGGTGTGTTCGGCAGTGCTCTCCGATGCGTTGCGCCAGCGCGGCATCGAGCCGGCCGTGGTGGCCGGACATAGCCTTGGGGAATACTCAGCACTTTATGCGGCCGGTGTCCTCGAGTTCTCCGAAGTGCTTCAGTTAGTTCTTCTGCGCGCGAAACTCATGCAACGCGCGGGCGACGAGCGTCCCGGGGCCATGGCGGCAATCCTCGGATTGGAGGATGACCTTGTCCGCAAACTTTGCTCCGAGAGCTCGCACGTGGTTGTGGTTGCCAATTACAATTCGCCGGGCCAGCTTGTCATTTCGGGCGACAAAGAAGGGGTTGCCGAGGTTAGCGAGAAGTGCAAGGCGGCTGGAGCTCGGCGTGTGTTGCCTCTTCCCGTTTCTGGCGCATTCCATTCTCCGCTCTTGCAAGAAGCGGGGCAGAAGCTGGCGGAGGCCATCGCAGGTATGAATTTCCGCGATCCTCAGGTTCCAATCGTCACGAATGTAAGTGCTGCCGTTCGCCGCACCAAGGAGGAAATCCGGCAGGATCTCAGCCAACAGATGACCTCCTCGGTGCGTTGGACCGAGAGTGTCCAAACGATGGTCGCTCAGGGAGTGACCGAGTTCGTCGAAGTCGGACCGGGTAATGTGCTCGCGGGTTTAATCAAGCGCATCCACAAAGACGCTGTGGTGCACAACGTGGGCACGCGCGAACAGCTTGAAAAATTCTGTGGCTAA